A DNA window from Actinomadura coerulea contains the following coding sequences:
- a CDS encoding DUF4389 domain-containing protein, whose amino-acid sequence MTTYAAGPLEHDEPRVLGPYRLLGRLGRGGMGTVYLAAEPDGRRVAVKVVNRELAGEPAFLARFRREVTAARRVHRFCTAPVIDAELDQDPPYIVTEYIDGPSLEKAVGDKGPLPGSDLEGLAVGVATALAAIHGAGIVHRDLKPANVLLSSTGPRVIDFGIARALDAADGPTRTGQFVGTPSYIAPEVLRGEPVVQASDVFAWGCVVAYAGTGRPPFQSGTVAETFRRIEHEEPDLAGLDPRLRDVVAAALGKDPRDRPTARRLLTLLVGQEKADLTQAVETISASWRRPDPAAEPASGPDAAPDTGRPAAVGVPAPRPAPEAPAPAAPAAREAATGEETVLVDLPFPAAWRGPRRWLTLLRGLLVVPHLVVMLLMYTALVVVLPLSWLVIPFTGRYPRALYALAVGCQRWSSRVVAYAFGLTGEKLPPFRTLPRARRTH is encoded by the coding sequence ATGACGACGTACGCCGCCGGACCGCTGGAGCACGACGAACCCCGCGTCCTCGGCCCGTACCGCCTGCTCGGGCGGCTCGGCCGCGGCGGCATGGGGACGGTCTACCTGGCCGCCGAGCCCGACGGACGGCGGGTCGCGGTCAAGGTCGTCAACCGCGAGCTGGCCGGGGAGCCGGCGTTCCTCGCCCGGTTCCGCCGCGAGGTGACCGCGGCGCGGCGCGTCCACCGCTTCTGCACCGCGCCCGTGATCGACGCCGAGCTCGACCAGGACCCGCCGTACATCGTCACCGAGTACATCGACGGGCCGAGCCTGGAGAAGGCGGTCGGGGACAAGGGCCCCCTGCCCGGCTCCGACCTGGAGGGCCTCGCGGTAGGGGTCGCCACCGCGCTCGCCGCCATCCACGGCGCCGGGATCGTGCACCGCGACCTCAAACCCGCCAACGTCCTGCTGTCCTCCACCGGCCCCCGCGTCATCGACTTCGGCATCGCCCGCGCCCTCGACGCCGCCGACGGCCCCACCCGCACCGGCCAGTTCGTCGGGACCCCGTCCTACATCGCGCCCGAGGTGCTGAGGGGAGAGCCGGTCGTGCAGGCGTCGGACGTGTTCGCGTGGGGCTGCGTCGTCGCCTACGCCGGGACGGGGCGCCCCCCGTTCCAGAGCGGCACCGTCGCCGAGACGTTCCGCCGCATCGAGCACGAGGAGCCCGACCTCGCCGGCCTCGACCCGCGGCTGCGCGACGTCGTCGCCGCCGCGCTCGGCAAGGACCCGCGCGACCGCCCGACGGCGCGGCGGCTGCTCACCCTGCTCGTCGGGCAGGAGAAGGCCGACCTCACGCAGGCCGTGGAGACGATCTCGGCGTCGTGGCGGAGGCCGGATCCGGCCGCGGAGCCGGCCTCCGGCCCGGACGCCGCCCCGGACACAGGGAGGCCCGCGGCCGTCGGGGTTCCGGCTCCGAGGCCGGCGCCGGAGGCCCCGGCGCCCGCGGCCCCGGCGGCGCGCGAGGCCGCCACGGGCGAGGAGACGGTCCTCGTCGACCTGCCGTTCCCGGCCGCCTGGCGCGGCCCCCGGCGCTGGCTCACCCTGCTCAGGGGCCTGCTGGTGGTCCCCCACCTGGTCGTGATGCTGCTCATGTACACGGCCCTGGTCGTCGTCTTGCCGCTCAGCTGGCTGGTCATCCCGTTCACCGGCCGCTACCCCCGCGCCCTGTACGCGCTGGCCGTCGGCTGCCAGCGCTGGTCCAGCCGGGTCGTGGCGTACGCGTTCGGGCTCACCGGCGAGAAGCTCCCGCCGTTCCGCACCCTTCCGCGCGCCCGCCGTACTCACTGA
- a CDS encoding quinone oxidoreductase family protein encodes MRAIVITRTGGPEVLEASERPDPEPGPGEVLIDVAAAGVNFIDVYYRTGAYPQETPYTPGVEAAGTVAAVGEGVREFSVGDRVAWANVQGGYAERAVVPADKVVPVPGGVSLEDAAASLLQGMTAHYLTRSTYPVQEGDTVLVHAAAGGMGLLLTQAAVSLGARVIATASTPEKEKLAKDAGADATMGYDGFPERVRELTGGEGVAVVYDGVGAPTFDGSLESLRRRGTLALYGAAGGPVPPFDPQRLNRAGSVFLTRPSLAHYVEKREELLERAADVYAWVESGAVKVHVGRRHDLAEAAAAHADLEARRSTGKLLLIP; translated from the coding sequence ATGCGCGCGATCGTCATCACCCGCACCGGCGGCCCGGAGGTCCTGGAGGCGTCCGAGCGCCCCGACCCGGAGCCCGGGCCGGGCGAGGTGCTGATCGACGTCGCGGCGGCCGGGGTCAACTTCATCGACGTGTACTACCGGACGGGCGCCTACCCGCAGGAGACCCCCTACACGCCGGGCGTCGAGGCGGCCGGGACGGTCGCGGCGGTCGGCGAGGGCGTCCGGGAGTTCTCGGTGGGCGACCGCGTCGCCTGGGCGAACGTGCAGGGCGGCTACGCGGAGAGGGCCGTCGTCCCGGCGGACAAGGTCGTCCCCGTCCCCGGCGGGGTGAGCCTGGAGGACGCGGCCGCCTCGCTGCTGCAGGGCATGACCGCGCACTACCTGACGAGGTCGACGTATCCGGTCCAGGAGGGCGACACCGTCCTCGTGCACGCGGCGGCGGGCGGGATGGGGCTGCTGCTCACGCAGGCGGCCGTCTCACTCGGCGCCCGGGTGATCGCGACGGCGTCCACCCCGGAGAAGGAGAAGCTGGCGAAGGACGCGGGCGCGGACGCCACGATGGGCTACGACGGGTTCCCCGAGCGGGTGCGGGAGCTCACCGGCGGCGAGGGCGTCGCCGTGGTGTACGACGGCGTCGGGGCGCCCACGTTCGACGGGAGCCTGGAGAGCCTCCGGCGGCGCGGCACCCTGGCCCTGTACGGGGCGGCGGGCGGCCCGGTCCCGCCGTTCGACCCGCAGCGCCTCAACCGCGCCGGATCGGTGTTCCTGACCCGGCCGTCCCTCGCCCACTACGTCGAGAAGCGCGAGGAACTGCTGGAGCGCGCCGCCGACGTCTACGCCTGGGTGGAGTCCGGGGCCGTGAAGGTCCACGTCGGCCGCCGCCACGACCTCGCCGAGGCCGCCGCCGCGCACGCCGATCTGGAGGCCAGGCGCAGCACCGGCAAGCTCCTGCTCATCCCCTGA
- a CDS encoding serine/threonine-protein kinase — MMTTHAGENGETLRPDDPAELGPYTLVGRLGRGGMGTVYLGEDRAGRRVAVKMINRELAGEGTFRERFRREVTAARQVRRFCTAPVMDAELDTDPLYVVTEYIEGPSLERAVAERGPLPGSDLEGLAVGVATALAAIHGAGIVHRDLKPANVLLSSTGPRVIDFGIARALDAADGPTRTGQFVGTPNYLPPELLRGEQVSSASDVFSWGCVVAYAGTGRPPFGGTTVPEIFYRVVHEEPKLDGLDAGLRDVVAAALDKDPHRRPTVQDLLGRLVGNGKADPARLAETVQAGWHGPAGEPTVQPRPAPAAFQQPPPPPAAPGATRQDARPAAPRPGGGPPRRPLVIGGAVAAALVLLAVVGFLALRPDGPPENLATTFSDEFSSDGSGWGSFSEQYTYLNGAYRIQTYGTLGAMGREVPKDEFAPDPMLATVGAKVAQGSPDGMYGLYCRSADDNYYMFLVRNDGKGAVVRKITKDRGTKELDNPDSVPGYSEGESNKLQIACESGDGGKQVRLRLWVNGHRVIDKTDTDQPLGNGKAGLQVERGGNAAQQIIVDFDDFDLSKILG; from the coding sequence ATGATGACCACGCACGCAGGAGAGAACGGGGAGACCCTGCGCCCCGACGACCCCGCCGAGCTCGGCCCCTACACGCTGGTCGGGCGGCTCGGCCGGGGCGGCATGGGGACGGTCTACCTCGGCGAGGACCGCGCCGGCCGCCGCGTCGCCGTAAAAATGATCAACCGGGAGCTCGCCGGAGAGGGCACGTTCCGGGAGCGGTTCCGGCGCGAAGTGACCGCCGCGCGGCAGGTCCGCCGGTTCTGCACCGCGCCCGTGATGGACGCCGAACTGGACACCGACCCCCTGTACGTCGTCACCGAGTACATCGAGGGCCCGAGCCTGGAGAGGGCCGTCGCCGAGCGCGGCCCGCTGCCCGGCTCCGACCTGGAGGGCCTCGCGGTCGGCGTCGCCACCGCGCTCGCCGCCATCCACGGCGCCGGGATCGTGCACCGCGACCTCAAACCCGCCAACGTCCTGCTGTCCTCCACCGGCCCCCGCGTCATCGACTTCGGCATCGCCCGCGCCCTCGACGCCGCCGACGGCCCCACCCGCACCGGCCAGTTCGTCGGGACGCCCAACTACCTGCCGCCCGAGCTGCTGCGCGGCGAGCAGGTCTCGTCCGCCTCCGACGTGTTCTCGTGGGGCTGCGTCGTCGCCTACGCCGGCACGGGACGCCCCCCGTTCGGGGGCACCACGGTTCCGGAGATCTTCTACCGCGTCGTGCACGAGGAGCCGAAGCTCGACGGGCTCGACGCCGGCCTGCGCGACGTCGTCGCCGCCGCGCTCGACAAGGACCCGCACCGGCGGCCCACCGTGCAGGACCTGCTCGGACGGCTCGTCGGCAACGGCAAGGCCGACCCGGCGAGGCTCGCCGAGACCGTCCAGGCGGGCTGGCACGGACCGGCGGGCGAGCCGACCGTCCAGCCCCGCCCGGCGCCGGCCGCCTTCCAGCAGCCGCCCCCGCCGCCCGCGGCTCCCGGCGCCACCCGCCAGGACGCGCGGCCCGCCGCCCCCCGGCCGGGCGGCGGGCCGCCCCGGCGCCCGCTGGTCATCGGGGGCGCCGTCGCGGCCGCCCTCGTCCTGCTCGCCGTCGTCGGGTTCCTCGCGCTGCGCCCGGACGGCCCGCCCGAGAACCTGGCGACGACGTTCAGCGACGAGTTCTCCAGCGACGGCTCCGGCTGGGGCAGCTTCAGCGAGCAGTACACCTACCTCAACGGCGCCTACCGGATCCAGACCTACGGCACCCTCGGCGCGATGGGGCGCGAGGTGCCCAAGGACGAGTTCGCCCCCGACCCGATGCTGGCCACGGTCGGCGCCAAGGTGGCCCAGGGGTCCCCCGACGGCATGTACGGGCTCTACTGCCGCTCGGCAGACGACAACTACTACATGTTCCTGGTCCGCAACGACGGCAAGGGCGCGGTGGTCCGCAAGATCACCAAGGATCGCGGCACCAAGGAGCTCGACAACCCCGACTCGGTCCCCGGCTACTCCGAGGGCGAGTCCAACAAGCTCCAGATCGCGTGCGAAAGCGGCGACGGCGGCAAGCAGGTGCGGCTGCGGCTCTGGGTGAACGGCCACCGGGTCATCGACAAGACGGACACCGACCAGCCGCTCGGCAACGGCAAGGCCGGCCTCCAGGTCGAGCGGGGCGGCAACGCCGCGCAGCAGATCATCGTCGACTTCGACGACTTCGACCTGTCGAAGATCCTCGGCTAG
- a CDS encoding DUF6504 family protein yields the protein MTRVFGDPVDVWVSDGRPVRFVWRGRLYTVRRVLEHWVTTRDWWRERHPGGEAAGEREFWRIEATPDREIGVYELRYDVAADSWLLSRVWD from the coding sequence ATGACGCGCGTGTTCGGCGATCCGGTGGACGTCTGGGTGAGCGACGGCCGTCCGGTCCGGTTCGTCTGGCGTGGCCGGCTCTACACCGTCCGGCGGGTGCTGGAGCACTGGGTCACGACCCGCGACTGGTGGCGGGAGCGGCATCCGGGCGGCGAGGCCGCCGGCGAGCGGGAGTTCTGGCGGATCGAGGCGACCCCGGACCGGGAGATCGGCGTCTACGAGCTGCGTTATGACGTGGCGGCCGACAGTTGGCTGCTATCCCGGGTATGGGACTGA
- a CDS encoding DNA polymerase III subunit alpha — translation MHIHVASSYSLRFGVAPPAALAERAAVLGMETLALTDRDGLYGAVRHVLACADAGIGAVVGADLRVASTGEERVVVLAEGRAGWRSLCRLVTAAHAAGERGRPLVTREMVAAHAEGLVVLLGPASDVGRALTGRRPDVAAARLAAWRAAAETVIEIVDHRDRGDGPRAARMLALAREAGVPAVLGNAVRYLDPSDHPVAQVLDATRRLVPLDRRHLDDRTGQAYLKSVPEMRRVAERSCGPDEAGALLAATRRLSERCVLDPGGDLGMDEVHLPAVGGDPHARLAARCAEGMARRGLAGSGEAAARLDHELGVIGRKGLAPYFLTVADAAALIRARGIRCAIRGSGAGSLVNYLIGIGDLDPLRHDLVMERFLADSREGLPDIDLDVESARRLEAYEALFDRFGADATACVSMMETYRARSALRDVGNAVGLPPQEIDAIAKAFPRIRANQIRAALDDLPELRQSNLAAGRLEVLFRIAERLDGLPRHIAMHPCGVLLSNPGLRDRVPVERAAVGFPMSQFDKDDVEAMGLLKLDVIGVRMQSAMAHAVAEVARVTGETIALEDVPRDDPATYALVRTSRTLGCFQIESPGQRELIGRLQPRDLDDLVIDISLFRPGPVNSDMVTPFLEARAGNREPAYPHPDLEPALRESLGVVVFHEQVLRVVDVMTGCGLSKAEAARRSLNHERGQAVVGAWFRERALARGYDGATVERVWRMLTAFGAFGFCKAHAASFALPTYQSAWLKRHHTAAFYAGVLTHDPGMYPKRVILDDARHFGVPILPLDVDRSEADWRAEPLPAGGPAGIRVALSEVRGISDAEIGRITGARPYRSLTDFWRRARVSRPIVERLVLAGAFDALHDGVPRRDLLCRVGALDRGAARPARVPEGQLPLGREDGDDIAAVAATGPAEEITPAGLPPMTPAEVVEAELDILGMDVSRHVMTFYAGLLAGLGVVSAADLPGRPDKSEVLVAGVKVATQTPAVRSGQRVIFATLDDATGPVDLTFFESVQDRCAATVFGSWLLVARGRIRRAGDRAVSITASACWDLNTLHEEWRRGGPDAVRAAMAGPPGRSRPVGRRIVQPTGFAMSPYSDIGHAGPGVKRPPRAPLWHTSQGSSGPTPT, via the coding sequence ATGCACATTCATGTCGCTTCGTCCTATTCGCTCCGGTTCGGCGTGGCGCCGCCCGCGGCGCTGGCGGAGCGCGCGGCGGTCCTCGGCATGGAGACGCTGGCGCTGACCGACCGCGACGGCCTGTACGGCGCGGTCCGGCACGTCCTGGCATGCGCGGACGCGGGGATCGGCGCCGTCGTCGGCGCCGACCTCAGGGTCGCCTCCACCGGGGAGGAGCGCGTGGTGGTCCTCGCCGAGGGGCGCGCCGGGTGGCGGTCGCTGTGCCGGCTGGTGACGGCGGCGCACGCGGCGGGCGAGCGCGGCCGCCCGCTGGTGACCAGGGAGATGGTCGCCGCGCACGCCGAGGGCCTCGTCGTCCTGCTCGGACCGGCCTCGGACGTCGGGCGGGCCCTCACCGGGCGGCGCCCGGACGTGGCGGCGGCCCGGCTGGCGGCGTGGCGCGCCGCCGCCGAGACCGTGATCGAGATCGTCGACCACCGCGACAGGGGCGACGGGCCGCGGGCGGCGCGGATGCTCGCGCTCGCCCGCGAGGCCGGGGTGCCCGCCGTGCTGGGCAACGCCGTCCGCTACCTCGACCCGTCCGACCACCCGGTCGCGCAGGTCCTGGACGCGACGCGCCGCCTGGTCCCGCTCGACCGGCGGCACCTGGACGACCGCACCGGCCAGGCGTACCTGAAGTCGGTCCCCGAGATGCGCCGGGTCGCGGAGCGGAGCTGCGGCCCGGACGAGGCCGGCGCGCTGCTCGCGGCCACCCGGCGGCTGTCGGAGCGCTGCGTCCTCGATCCCGGCGGCGACCTCGGCATGGACGAGGTCCACCTGCCGGCCGTCGGCGGCGACCCGCACGCCCGGCTCGCCGCCCGGTGCGCGGAGGGGATGGCGCGGCGCGGGCTCGCCGGGTCGGGCGAGGCCGCCGCGCGGCTCGACCATGAGCTCGGCGTGATCGGGCGCAAGGGCCTGGCGCCGTACTTCCTCACCGTCGCCGACGCCGCCGCGCTGATCAGGGCGCGCGGCATCCGCTGCGCGATCCGCGGCTCGGGCGCGGGCAGCCTGGTCAACTACCTGATCGGCATCGGCGATCTCGACCCGCTGCGGCACGACCTGGTGATGGAGCGGTTCCTCGCCGACAGCCGCGAGGGCCTGCCCGACATCGACCTGGACGTGGAGTCGGCCCGGCGGCTGGAGGCCTACGAGGCGCTGTTCGACCGGTTCGGCGCGGACGCCACGGCGTGCGTGTCGATGATGGAGACCTACCGGGCGCGCAGCGCGCTGCGCGACGTCGGCAACGCCGTCGGGCTCCCGCCCCAGGAGATCGACGCGATCGCCAAGGCGTTCCCGCGGATCCGGGCGAACCAGATCCGCGCGGCCCTGGACGACCTGCCCGAGCTCCGGCAGAGCAACCTGGCGGCGGGACGGCTGGAGGTGCTGTTCCGGATCGCCGAGCGCCTGGACGGGCTGCCCCGCCACATCGCCATGCACCCGTGCGGCGTGCTGCTGTCCAACCCGGGCCTGCGGGACCGGGTCCCGGTCGAGCGCGCCGCCGTGGGGTTCCCGATGAGCCAGTTCGACAAGGACGACGTCGAGGCGATGGGGCTGCTGAAGCTCGACGTGATCGGCGTCCGGATGCAGTCGGCGATGGCGCACGCGGTGGCGGAGGTCGCCCGGGTGACGGGGGAGACGATCGCGCTGGAGGACGTCCCGCGCGACGACCCCGCGACGTACGCGCTGGTGCGCACCTCCCGGACGCTCGGCTGCTTCCAGATCGAGTCGCCCGGCCAGCGGGAGCTGATCGGGCGGCTCCAGCCCCGCGACCTGGACGACCTGGTCATCGACATCTCGCTGTTCCGCCCCGGCCCGGTCAACTCCGACATGGTGACGCCGTTCCTGGAGGCCCGCGCCGGAAACCGGGAGCCCGCCTACCCGCATCCCGACCTCGAACCGGCGCTGCGGGAGAGCCTCGGCGTGGTCGTCTTCCACGAGCAGGTGCTGCGCGTCGTCGACGTGATGACCGGCTGCGGCCTGTCCAAGGCGGAGGCGGCGCGGCGGAGCCTGAACCACGAACGGGGGCAGGCCGTGGTCGGCGCCTGGTTCCGTGAACGGGCGCTGGCGCGCGGGTACGACGGGGCGACGGTCGAGCGCGTGTGGCGCATGCTGACCGCGTTCGGCGCGTTCGGCTTCTGCAAGGCCCACGCCGCGTCGTTCGCGCTGCCCACCTACCAGTCGGCCTGGCTGAAACGGCACCACACGGCCGCCTTCTACGCCGGCGTCCTCACCCACGACCCCGGCATGTACCCCAAGCGGGTCATCCTCGACGACGCCCGGCACTTCGGCGTCCCGATCCTCCCGCTGGACGTCGACCGCTCGGAGGCCGACTGGCGCGCCGAACCTCTCCCGGCGGGCGGCCCGGCCGGGATCCGGGTCGCGCTGAGCGAGGTCAGGGGCATCTCCGACGCCGAGATCGGCAGGATCACCGGGGCCCGGCCGTACCGGTCGCTGACCGACTTCTGGCGCCGCGCCCGGGTGTCGCGCCCGATCGTCGAGCGGCTGGTCCTGGCGGGCGCGTTCGACGCCCTGCACGACGGCGTCCCGCGCCGCGACCTGCTGTGCCGCGTCGGCGCCCTCGACCGGGGCGCCGCCCGCCCCGCGCGCGTCCCGGAGGGCCAGCTCCCCCTCGGCCGCGAGGACGGCGACGACATCGCGGCGGTCGCGGCGACCGGCCCGGCGGAGGAGATCACGCCGGCCGGGCTGCCGCCGATGACGCCCGCCGAGGTGGTCGAGGCGGAGCTGGACATCCTGGGCATGGACGTGAGCCGGCACGTCATGACCTTCTACGCCGGGCTGCTGGCCGGGCTCGGCGTCGTCAGCGCCGCCGACCTGCCGGGGCGTCCGGACAAGAGCGAGGTCCTGGTCGCCGGGGTCAAGGTGGCGACGCAGACCCCGGCGGTCAGGTCGGGTCAGCGCGTCATCTTCGCCACGCTGGACGACGCGACCGGCCCGGTCGACCTCACGTTCTTCGAGTCGGTGCAGGACAGGTGCGCCGCCACCGTGTTCGGCTCCTGGCTGCTCGTCGCCCGGGGGCGGATCCGCCGCGCCGGGGACCGCGCCGTCTCGATCACCGCGAGCGCCTGCTGGGACCTCAACACCCTGCACGAGGAGTGGCGCCGCGGCGGCCCGGACGCCGTCCGCGCGGCCATGGCGGGCCCGCCCGGCCGGAGCCGCCCCGTGGGCCGCCGCATCGTCCAGCCCACGGGCTTCGCGATGTCGCCGTACTCCGACATCGGCCACGCGGGGCCGGGCGTCAAGCGCCCGCCGAGAGCCCCGCTCTGGCACACCAGCCAGGGAAGCTCCGGCCCCACCCCCACCTGA
- a CDS encoding alpha/beta hydrolase — MDVTADVLGPGYEAIELPMGRDAEGEVVATLVRRRGGGDPSRRAVLYLHGFVDYFFQRHLADFYVELGFDFYALDLRKYGRSLRPHQTPNYVESLSDYFPEIDEAVRIVRDVDGHDTLLLNGHSTGGLVAALWADRAKGKGLVDGVFLNSPFLDIAEPLVMRKLGAGLARALRPRFPKAKLPAGVSDLYPRSIHRDHEGEWEFDLAWKPLAGFPVRAAWLAAVRRGQLRLHRGLDVDVPVLVMASTRSVRPTRGVLDVTGADAVLDVEHMARWAPRIGRHVTLVRIEGGLHDLVLSAEAARSQVFAELTRWTNGYLPDRPAPA, encoded by the coding sequence GTGGACGTTACGGCGGACGTGCTCGGCCCCGGGTACGAGGCGATCGAGCTGCCGATGGGCCGGGACGCCGAGGGCGAGGTCGTGGCGACGCTCGTGCGGCGCCGCGGCGGCGGCGACCCGTCCCGGCGGGCGGTGCTCTACCTGCACGGGTTCGTCGACTACTTCTTCCAGCGGCACCTCGCCGACTTCTACGTCGAGCTCGGCTTCGACTTCTACGCGCTCGACCTGCGCAAGTACGGACGCTCGCTGCGCCCGCACCAGACCCCCAACTACGTCGAGAGCCTGTCGGACTACTTCCCGGAGATCGACGAGGCGGTGCGGATCGTCCGGGACGTGGACGGGCACGACACGCTCCTGCTGAACGGCCACTCGACCGGCGGCCTGGTCGCCGCCCTGTGGGCCGACCGGGCCAAGGGGAAGGGCCTGGTCGACGGCGTGTTCCTCAACAGCCCGTTCCTGGACATCGCCGAGCCGCTGGTGATGCGCAAGCTCGGCGCGGGCCTGGCCCGGGCGCTGCGTCCCCGGTTCCCGAAGGCGAAGCTGCCCGCTGGCGTGTCCGACCTGTACCCGCGCAGCATCCACCGCGACCACGAGGGCGAGTGGGAGTTCGACCTCGCCTGGAAGCCGCTCGCCGGGTTCCCGGTGCGGGCCGCGTGGCTGGCGGCCGTGCGCCGGGGGCAGCTGCGCCTGCACCGCGGCCTGGACGTCGACGTCCCGGTGCTGGTCATGGCGTCGACGCGCAGCGTCCGCCCGACCCGCGGGGTGCTGGACGTGACGGGCGCCGACGCCGTCCTGGACGTCGAGCACATGGCGCGGTGGGCGCCGCGGATCGGGCGGCACGTCACGCTCGTGCGGATCGAGGGCGGCCTGCACGACCTGGTGCTGTCCGCCGAAGCGGCCCGCTCGCAGGTCTTCGCGGAGCTGACCCGGTGGACGAACGGCTACCTGCCGGACCGGCCGGCCCCGGCCTAG
- a CDS encoding TetR family transcriptional regulator: MSAVPAGDPSGHTSQRVEGHGPEQGRALAGLRERKKQRTRLALVDAALDLFLSQGYEATTIDEIVAAVEVSQRTFFRYFGTKEDVVTSFLTEHDQVLAEALASRPPEERPFTALFESLRVVLRTIAESDPADGARFRRVRQVIEATPSLMAAQMARYSASAEALAAEIARREGVDMEQDLRPRIVVSFYLAATKVAFEDCARHDIWDAGTVAARVEEAVTLVSRTMRDWV, translated from the coding sequence ATGAGCGCCGTCCCCGCCGGCGACCCGTCAGGCCACACGAGCCAGCGCGTCGAGGGGCACGGGCCGGAGCAGGGCCGCGCCCTGGCCGGGCTGCGCGAGCGAAAGAAGCAGCGCACCCGCCTCGCGCTCGTCGACGCCGCCCTGGACCTGTTCCTCTCCCAGGGGTACGAGGCGACCACGATCGACGAGATCGTGGCGGCGGTGGAGGTGTCGCAGCGCACCTTCTTCCGCTACTTCGGCACCAAGGAGGACGTGGTCACGAGCTTCCTCACCGAGCACGACCAGGTGCTGGCGGAGGCCCTCGCGTCCCGTCCGCCCGAGGAGCGGCCGTTCACCGCGCTGTTCGAGTCGCTGCGCGTCGTGCTGCGGACGATCGCCGAGAGCGACCCGGCCGACGGCGCCCGGTTCCGCCGCGTCCGGCAGGTGATCGAGGCGACGCCGTCGCTGATGGCGGCGCAGATGGCGCGCTACTCGGCGTCGGCGGAGGCGCTCGCCGCCGAGATCGCGCGCCGCGAGGGCGTCGACATGGAGCAGGACCTGCGGCCGCGGATCGTCGTGTCGTTCTACCTGGCCGCGACCAAGGTCGCGTTCGAGGACTGCGCCCGCCACGACATCTGGGACGCCGGGACGGTCGCGGCGCGCGTGGAGGAGGCCGTGACGCTCGTCAGCCGGACCATGCGCGACTGGGTGTGA
- a CDS encoding DUF4328 domain-containing protein, which yields MPCALCGDIIPTEVDRCPACGAWARRRDFRAVGVAVFMLLGFNAFVALGSGISLLRLARPLHGATHDSYDAAATGKALAPYADVFTIGAIMAGVTGLLYLTWLWRAFHQSPGPHRHHRAWVLLAWFLPVVNLWLPPRMVYEVWVNSGRYRTAERQAAGLVVGGWWACAVTGLVLGRVFTHGSVETLADARLDVHVGVAAAAFQALAAALCMATVFQITRIQITR from the coding sequence ATGCCGTGTGCGCTGTGCGGCGACATCATCCCGACCGAGGTCGACCGGTGCCCGGCCTGCGGCGCCTGGGCGCGGCGCCGCGACTTCAGGGCCGTCGGGGTGGCCGTGTTCATGCTGCTCGGCTTCAACGCGTTCGTGGCCCTCGGCTCGGGGATCAGCCTGCTCAGGCTGGCGCGGCCGCTGCACGGCGCGACGCACGACAGCTACGACGCCGCCGCCACCGGCAAGGCCCTCGCCCCCTACGCTGACGTGTTCACGATCGGCGCGATCATGGCCGGGGTGACCGGCCTGCTGTACCTGACCTGGCTGTGGCGGGCGTTCCACCAGTCCCCCGGGCCGCACCGCCACCACCGCGCCTGGGTGCTGCTCGCCTGGTTCCTGCCGGTCGTCAACCTGTGGCTGCCGCCCCGGATGGTCTACGAGGTGTGGGTGAACAGCGGCCGGTACCGGACGGCCGAGCGGCAGGCCGCCGGGCTCGTCGTCGGAGGCTGGTGGGCCTGCGCCGTGACCGGCCTCGTCCTCGGGCGCGTGTTCACGCACGGCAGCGTCGAGACCCTCGCCGACGCCCGCCTCGACGTGCACGTCGGCGTCGCCGCGGCCGCCTTCCAGGCCCTCGCCGCCGCCCTGTGCATGGCGACCGTCTTCCAGATCACCCGGATCCAGATCACCCGGTGA